One Nicotiana tomentosiformis chromosome 4, ASM39032v3, whole genome shotgun sequence genomic window carries:
- the LOC104099988 gene encoding uncharacterized protein gives MADQQPQATSMRNLERQVGQLASAQNTRPVGALLSGTEANPKASINVVSLRNGRQLEEVQSKKRKHVTFYKRAATIESESEKSKESKKPAEEAVAKKPPPLVARPPHPFPQRLQKVKDNAAYKKFLDSLKQVQINIPLVDILQEVPKYAKYIKDIVANKRRLTEFETMALTEECSSRIQSNLPQKLKDPGSLTIQISLLGLDEPRPTTVILPLADRFLAYPEGVIEDVLIQVGSFIFPVDFIILDYEPNQEVPFILGHPFLATVRAIIDIYEGKMTIRVGDQVEVFNVYKELRLPAHYEELSMISVVESDATSLVP, from the exons ATGGCTGATCAGCAACCCCAAGCCACATCAATGAGAAATTTGGAGCGCCAAGTGGGACAACTTGCCAGTGCCCAAAATACTAGACCAGTTGGAGCTCTTCTAAGTGGCACTGAAGCTAATCCTAAGGCATCCATTAATGTCGTTTCATTGAGGAATGGGAGACAATTAGAAGAAGTCCAGTCGAAAAAGAGAAAACATGTGACTTTTTATAAGAGGGCAGCCACTATAGAGTCAGAATCAGAAAAATCAAAGGAATCTAAGAAGCCAGCTGAAGAGGCGGTGGCTAAGAAACCTCCACCATTGGTTGCGAGGCCACCACATCCTTTCCCTCAAAGATTGCAGAAAGTGAAGGATAATGCCGCATATAAAAAGTTTCTTGATAGTTTGAAGCAGGTGCAAATTAATATTCCTTTGGTAGACATCTTGCAAGAAGTGCCCAAATATGCAAAATACATCAAGGACATAGTGGCAAATAAAAGGAggttgactgagttcgagactaTGGCACTCACTGAAGAATGTAGCTCAAGAATTCAAAGCAATCTACCTCAGAAATTGAAGGATCCGGGTAGTCTCACTATCCAAATCTCATTG TTGGGGTTGGATGAGCCACGCCCAACAACGGTAATCTTACCGTTGGCTGATCGCTTCCTTGCTTatcctgaaggagtgattgaagatgtgttaaTTCAAGTGGGTTCTTTCATATTCCCTGTTGATTTCATTATCTTGGACTATGAGCCTAATCAGGAAGTCCCATTTATTTTGGGGCATCCATTTTTAGCCACGGTTCGAGCTATTATTGATATTTACGAAGGAAAGATGACGATAAGAGTAGGCGATCAAGTGGAGGTATTCAATGTATATAAAGAACTCAGATTGCCAGCCCACTATGAAGAGCTATCCATGATTTCTGTGGTGGAAAGTGATGCTACATCATTAGTGCCTTAA